CCTAGAAATTGGTAAATTGGTTTTGTTTTTTATTGTTTTAATTACAATTTTAAGTTTTATCTTTTTTTTAGTTTTAGAAAAAAGAGACCGCTCTCAGAATTAAATTTATTTTTTTTAACAATAAACCCAAGAGGTTTTTTATTTTTTAAAAAATATGTTATGATAATTAACTATGGAAAAGTTGGAAATCAAAAAATATAATGATCCTATTTTAAGACAAGAATGCCAGTTAATAAATAGAATAGATAAAGAAATTAAAGATTTGGCGCAGGAAATGTTGCCTATTATGTATGAACAAGATGGTATCGGTTTAGCTGGTCCACAAGTGGGTATTAATAAACAAATTGTAGTCGTTGATATTGGTCGGGGACCTTTGGTTTTAATTAATCCTAGAATCACACAGACGTCAAAAAAAGTATCAGATTTGGTTGAGGGTTGTCTAAGTTTTCCTGAAATTTATGTTAAAATTAGTCGACCAGATGACGTTGTGGTTGAAGCTAGAGATTTAAAGGGTAATCTAATCGAGGTGAGGGGGCAGGGCTTAATGTCACATGCCTTACAACATGAAATAGACCATTTACACGGTCGAGTGATTATTGATTACTTGAAGGGATTTAAAAAAATTAAAGCAAAAAACAAAATAAAAAAATTAGAAAAAAGATTAAATGAAGAAAATTAATTTTTA
The nucleotide sequence above comes from Patescibacteria group bacterium. Encoded proteins:
- the def gene encoding peptide deformylase; translated protein: MEKLEIKKYNDPILRQECQLINRIDKEIKDLAQEMLPIMYEQDGIGLAGPQVGINKQIVVVDIGRGPLVLINPRITQTSKKVSDLVEGCLSFPEIYVKISRPDDVVVEARDLKGNLIEVRGQGLMSHALQHEIDHLHGRVIIDYLKGFKKIKAKNKIKKLEKRLNEEN